In Streptomyces durocortorensis, a genomic segment contains:
- a CDS encoding MlaD family protein: protein MITLAIRLKNLAFLVIAVLVLGYLGVRYADLGQYVGLRSYYTVTVQLPQTGGLYTHSNVTYRGVSVGRVGPIELTADGVEAELRIEKDAPPIPDSLTAVVANLSAVGEQYVDLRPTRKDGPFLGDGSVIDAADTTIPAPPTDVLMSVNDLARSVDPESLRTVVEEFGAAFEGRGDDLQVLLDTGGDFIEAADRALPVTTKLMADGERVLRTQAEQGQALKGFASGAKELAAELKGSDTDLRRLIATTPDAAVQISGLLRDLDPAFGVVVANLLTTSEVAVTRQRGLEELLVKLPAVAAAGASAVDDDGARFGLSVTFFEPLPCTAGYGGTVYRNGLDISSGPAVNTAARCTSDPGTGINVRGSANAPKGGPVPEPAVPGKTRLPGALGSTPGTAPPADGIAGLLGLGGGS, encoded by the coding sequence GTGATCACCCTCGCCATCCGGCTGAAGAACCTCGCCTTCCTCGTCATCGCGGTCCTGGTCCTCGGCTATCTGGGCGTGCGCTACGCCGATCTCGGCCAGTACGTAGGACTGCGCAGCTACTACACCGTCACAGTCCAACTCCCGCAGACCGGCGGCCTGTACACCCACTCCAACGTCACCTACCGGGGTGTCTCCGTCGGTCGTGTCGGCCCCATCGAGCTGACCGCCGACGGCGTCGAGGCCGAACTGCGCATCGAGAAGGACGCCCCGCCGATCCCGGACAGCCTCACCGCCGTCGTCGCGAACCTCTCGGCGGTCGGCGAGCAGTACGTCGACCTGCGCCCCACACGTAAGGACGGCCCCTTCCTCGGTGACGGCTCGGTCATCGACGCCGCCGACACCACCATCCCCGCACCCCCCACGGACGTCCTCATGAGCGTCAACGACCTCGCACGCTCTGTGGACCCGGAGAGCCTGCGGACCGTCGTGGAGGAGTTCGGGGCCGCCTTCGAAGGCCGCGGCGACGACCTCCAGGTCCTGCTGGACACCGGCGGCGACTTCATCGAGGCCGCCGACCGGGCCCTGCCGGTCACCACCAAGCTGATGGCCGATGGTGAAAGGGTCCTGCGCACCCAGGCCGAACAGGGGCAGGCGCTGAAGGGCTTCGCCTCGGGCGCCAAGGAGCTGGCCGCGGAACTCAAGGGCTCCGACACCGATCTGCGCCGCCTCATCGCCACCACCCCGGACGCGGCCGTCCAGATCAGCGGGCTGCTGCGCGACCTCGACCCGGCCTTCGGCGTCGTCGTCGCCAATCTCCTCACCACATCCGAGGTCGCCGTCACCCGCCAACGAGGCCTGGAGGAGCTACTGGTGAAGCTGCCCGCCGTCGCGGCCGCCGGGGCAAGCGCGGTCGACGACGACGGCGCCCGGTTCGGCCTGTCCGTCACCTTCTTCGAACCGCTGCCCTGCACGGCCGGATACGGCGGAACGGTCTACCGCAACGGCCTGGACATCTCGTCCGGCCCTGCCGTGAACACCGCCGCCCGTTGTACGTCCGACCCGGGCACCGGCATCAACGTCCGCGGCAGCGCCAACGCGCCCAAGGGCGGCCCGGTGCCGGAACCCGCCGTACCGGGCAAGACGCGGCTCCCCGGGGCCCTGGGCAGCACCCCTGGCACCGCGCCTCCCGCGGACGGCATCGCCGGGCTGCTGGGCCTGGGAGGCGGATCGTGA
- a CDS encoding nuclear transport factor 2 family protein, whose product MARERTEPTRTARARARNPLVVAAMALAVCAAGAAGWGGWQRYDAAHDDAASFAQAREDALAAGEQAVQNMNTLDHRTLEKGLDSWEESTTGDLRRQLVDGRDAFAKQIAEAKTVSTAKVLSGAVTELDQRAGRAGVMVALRVTVTAPKGEPAVKESRLLGSLTRTAEGWKLSALGQAPVGSTAG is encoded by the coding sequence ATGGCACGGGAGCGCACGGAACCCACCCGCACGGCGCGCGCACGGGCACGGAATCCGCTGGTGGTCGCCGCGATGGCGCTGGCCGTCTGCGCGGCCGGAGCCGCGGGCTGGGGCGGCTGGCAGCGCTACGACGCCGCACACGACGACGCGGCCTCCTTCGCACAGGCACGGGAGGACGCGCTGGCGGCGGGGGAGCAGGCGGTGCAGAACATGAACACCCTGGACCACCGCACCCTGGAAAAGGGGCTCGACAGCTGGGAGGAGTCCACGACCGGCGACCTTCGCCGCCAACTCGTCGACGGACGCGACGCGTTCGCGAAGCAGATCGCGGAGGCCAAGACGGTCAGCACCGCGAAGGTCCTCTCCGGGGCGGTGACCGAGCTGGACCAACGGGCGGGCCGGGCCGGGGTGATGGTGGCACTGAGAGTCACGGTGACGGCGCCGAAGGGCGAACCAGCGGTGAAGGAAAGCCGGTTGCTCGGCAGCCTCACCCGGACCGCCGAGGGGTGGAAGCTCAGCGCGCTCGGCCAGGCGCCCGTCGGCAGCACGGCCGGCTGA
- a CDS encoding lytic murein transglycosylase, whose product MSANRTARRRLTTTAAAVAAMAALTASQAPGFALPEPRQEKAAAASDDVVWTEVPGDDVYHTELPPLRSPKPPAPPKPGAKPDPVAARAWPEAGIPATVLAAYRRAESAVRRGDPGCGLPWQLLAAIGKVESGQASGGRVDARGTTLTPILGPALDGNGFALIRDTDGGAYDGDRTYDRAVGPMQFIPSTWAAWGRDGNGDGRKDPNNIYDAALAAGHYLCAGPRDLTRRADLDRAILSYNRSETYLRTVLSWLEFYRKGTHPVADGKGVVPVSPGPGGKAPPKAPVGGPGTQGRPGKGNGDGDGGIVIGPQPTRPPAPTPSPGPTDPGPTDPGPTDPGPTDPGPTDPGPTDPGPTDPGPSPSPDPTDSGPTDPGPDPTDPGPDPTDPSPTPTGPPTSPDPDPDPDPDPGETGPACPGDTPAPSPSGDAGPAGPGASDEPCATPTGEPESGSAA is encoded by the coding sequence ATGAGCGCCAACCGCACCGCGCGCCGCCGCCTCACCACCACGGCCGCCGCGGTCGCCGCGATGGCCGCGCTCACCGCGTCCCAGGCGCCGGGGTTCGCGCTGCCCGAGCCCCGCCAGGAGAAGGCCGCGGCCGCCTCCGACGACGTGGTGTGGACCGAGGTGCCGGGCGACGACGTCTACCACACCGAGTTACCGCCGCTGCGGAGCCCGAAGCCGCCCGCACCCCCGAAGCCGGGCGCGAAACCCGATCCGGTGGCGGCCCGCGCCTGGCCCGAGGCGGGCATTCCGGCCACCGTCCTCGCCGCCTACCGCCGGGCCGAGAGCGCGGTGCGCCGCGGTGACCCCGGCTGCGGGCTCCCGTGGCAGCTGCTCGCGGCGATCGGCAAGGTCGAGTCCGGCCAGGCGTCCGGCGGCCGGGTCGACGCGCGCGGGACGACCCTCACCCCGATCCTCGGGCCCGCGCTCGACGGAAACGGCTTCGCCCTGATCCGGGACACCGACGGTGGAGCGTACGACGGTGACCGCACCTACGACCGGGCTGTCGGGCCGATGCAGTTCATCCCCTCCACCTGGGCGGCCTGGGGCAGGGACGGCAACGGCGACGGGCGCAAGGACCCGAACAACATCTACGACGCGGCGCTCGCCGCCGGTCACTACCTCTGCGCCGGGCCCCGCGATCTGACGCGCCGCGCCGACCTGGACCGGGCGATCCTCAGCTACAACCGCTCCGAGACCTATCTGCGGACCGTGCTGTCGTGGCTGGAGTTCTACCGCAAGGGCACCCACCCGGTCGCCGACGGCAAGGGTGTCGTGCCGGTCAGCCCGGGCCCCGGCGGGAAGGCCCCGCCCAAGGCCCCGGTCGGCGGCCCCGGCACACAGGGCCGCCCGGGCAAAGGCAACGGCGATGGCGACGGCGGCATCGTCATCGGCCCCCAGCCCACCCGCCCACCGGCCCCGACGCCCTCACCCGGTCCGACAGACCCTGGTCCCACGGACCCTGGTCCCACGGACCCTGGTCCCACCGACCCAGGTCCCACCGACCCGGGCCCCACGGACCCCGGTCCCACCGACCCTGGCCCGAGCCCGAGCCCCGATCCGACGGACTCCGGCCCCACCGACCCGGGGCCGGACCCGACCGACCCGGGGCCGGACCCCACCGACCCGAGCCCCACCCCGACCGGACCCCCCACATCGCCGGACCCCGACCCCGATCCCGACCCGGACCCCGGCGAGACCGGGCCCGCCTGCCCCGGCGACACCCCGGCCCCCTCCCCGTCCGGCGACGCGGGGCCGGCGGGCCCGGGCGCGTCGGACGAGCCCTGCGCCACGCCGACCGGCGAACCGGAGTCCGGGTCAGCCGCCTGA